A single Thermaerobacter sp. FW80 DNA region contains:
- a CDS encoding DUF2273 domain-containing protein, whose amino-acid sequence MEEGRGFWRRHAGKVVGAGAGFLLALLVKWLGLGWTLLGLALAWVGYRLGARVDEGEGDWAELWDRWAGRWSRRA is encoded by the coding sequence GTGGAGGAGGGCCGCGGGTTCTGGCGGCGTCATGCCGGGAAGGTCGTCGGCGCAGGGGCCGGATTCCTCCTGGCCCTCCTGGTCAAGTGGTTGGGCCTCGGGTGGACCTTGCTGGGCCTCGCCCTGGCGTGGGTCGGTTACCGGCTGGGCGCCCGTGTCGACGAGGGCGAGGGGGACTGGGCCGAGCTCTGGGACCGTTGGGCCGGTCGCTGGAGCCGCCGGGCGTAG
- the amaP gene encoding alkaline shock response membrane anchor protein AmaP, with product MAPWLAVLAVLNSAVLAIVGLAAVAAVVGGLLLPAAGWLPWLPWATAVAPPARWYVAGVGLAFVLSGAHVVYHALRPRPRDALSAATELGEVRTALAAVEELARRSGLQVGGVRDVRPRVRADRDGVRLWVRAEVLPDHPIPEVAPQLQARLRETVEAVVGARVKEVRVVVERFAGERPRRAE from the coding sequence ATGGCCCCTTGGCTTGCGGTGTTGGCGGTCTTGAACTCGGCGGTCCTGGCCATTGTCGGCCTCGCCGCGGTCGCCGCGGTGGTGGGGGGACTCCTCCTGCCCGCGGCGGGTTGGCTCCCCTGGCTCCCGTGGGCGACGGCCGTCGCGCCCCCCGCCCGGTGGTACGTCGCCGGCGTTGGGCTCGCGTTCGTCCTGAGCGGAGCGCACGTCGTCTACCACGCCCTGCGCCCGCGGCCCCGCGACGCCCTCTCGGCGGCCACCGAGCTCGGCGAGGTGCGCACCGCCCTGGCCGCGGTGGAGGAGCTGGCCCGGCGCAGCGGGCTGCAGGTCGGGGGCGTCCGGGACGTGCGACCCCGGGTGCGGGCGGACCGGGACGGCGTGCGGCTGTGGGTGCGGGCCGAGGTGTTGCCGGACCACCCCATCCCCGAGGTGGCCCCCCAGCTGCAGGCGCGGCTCCGGGAGACGGTGGAGGCCGTGGTCGGCGCTCGGGTGAAGGAGGTCCGGGTGGTGGTGGAACGCTTCGCCGGCGAGCGTCCCCGCCGGGCGGAGTGA